The proteins below are encoded in one region of Epinephelus lanceolatus isolate andai-2023 chromosome 7, ASM4190304v1, whole genome shotgun sequence:
- the apool gene encoding MICOS complex subunit MIC27 isoform X1, whose translation MAAKVVMVAVPTVIGIASIRVYRVSEVPADGLVTREKLNIYTPLPQSAQAQFVPESPGVIQSGLTTAREGILPFVLAIKGACVSVKTTSVNLYHAGEDVYYYLKDPPPGFLPRFGTITMAGLLGMFLTRKGSQFKRLAVPLGLMSAGASVCYPAQTVAVFKVTGKKVYAVGQWSSAAVSSLLTPKPQEPVAKEVPASHPETAPVPNPESAVAEEPSSTRDSSIPETEVESAESVPLSDEPAVAVRTEEVSSVTLTETSPDQTPTDTNTDLVSHSVPAETEVTTTSEEISAPVESKEPSDTKQAPVESTPSLEPDTVESAPVEVAPVEAAPVEAAPVEVAPVESAPVEAAPVEAAPVEVAPVESAPVEVAPVEAAPVEAAPVEVAPVESAPVETALVEAAPEEAAPVEAVQVEATLVEAAPVEAAPAEAAPAEAAPVEAAAVETAPAEAPEVESVPSSEAPLAPNASDEPAEPVVESAEPEPAAQPELTDPLQAAAEATPTPTLTPSPPQQPAAENNKDMVHFSSCPPGGSGFKPDPSLMDFGQSSPEDEDLYSTRS comes from the exons ATGGCGGCCAAG gtggtgatggtggcCGTCCCGACGGTGATCGGCATAGCCTCCATCCGGGTGTATAGAGTAAGTGAAGTCCCAGCTGATGGACTGGTTACTCGAGAAAAG CTGAACATCTACACCCCGCTGCCACAGTCTGCTCAGgcccagtttgtgccagagagTCCCGGTGTTATTCAGAGTGGGTTAACGACAGCGAGAGAGGGCATACTGCCATTTGTCCTGGCTATTAAG GGtgcctgtgtctctgtgaagaCAACAAGTGTTAATCTATATCATGCAGGAGAGG ATGTGTACTATTACTTGAAAGATCCTCCACCGGGTTTCCTACCCAGATTTGGCACCATCACCATGGCTGGCCTGCTTGGCATGTTCTTGACACGGAAAG GCTCTCAATTCAAGAGGTTAGCTGTTCCGCTGGGCCTGATGAGTGCAGGAGCGTCTGTGTGTTACCCAGCTCAAACAGTGGCTGTGTTTAAG GTGACAGGTAAGAAGGTGTATGCTGTGGGGCAGTGGAGCAGCGCTGCAGTGTCTTCCCTCCTCACCCCCAAACCTCAGGAGCCTGTCGCCAAAGAAGTTCCTGCTTCACATCCAGAG ACAGCTCCAGTGCCAAATCCAGAGTCTGCAGTAGCTGAGGAACCCAGCTCCACCAGAGACAGTTCAATCCCAGAGACAGAGGTGGAATCAGCAGAGTCTGTGCCTCTCTCTGATGAGCCTGCTGTCGCTGTCAGAACAGAGGAGGTGTCATCAGTAACACTTACAGAGACATCCCCCGACCAGACCCCCACAGACACCAACACAG ATCTAGTGTCACATTCAGTGCCGGCAGAGACAGAGGTCACAACAACCTCTGAGGAAATATCTGCACCCGTTGAAAGTAAGGAGCCCTCAGACACCAAACAAGCACCGGTTGAGTCCACGCCAAGCTTAGAACCAGACACAGTAGAGTCTGCTCCAGTTGAGGTTGCCCCAGTGGAGGCTGCTCCAGTGGAGGCTGCTCCAGTGGAGGTTGCACCAGTTGAGTCTGCTCCAGTGGAGGCTGCTCCAGTGGAGGCTGCTCCAGTTGAGGTTGCACCAGTTGAGTCTGCTCCAGTTGAGGTTGCCCCAGTGGAGGCTGCTCCAGTGGAGGCTGCTCCAGTGGAGGTTGCACCAGTTGAGTCTGCTCCAGTGGAGACAGCTCTAGTTGAGGCTGCTCCAGAGGAGGCTGCTCCAGTGGAGGCAGTTCAAGTGGAGGCCACTCTAGTTGAGGCTGCCCCAGTAGAGGCTGCACCAGCAGAGGCTGCACCAGCAGAGGCTGCACCAGTAGAGGCTGCAGCAGTTGAGACTGCTCCAGCTGAGGCTCCGGAAGTGGAGTCCGTTCCTTCCTCTGAAGCCCCACTTGCTCCAAACGCGTCAGACGAGCCAGCAG AGCCAGTTGTTGAATCAGCTGAGCCCGAACCTGCTGCTCAACCTGAGTTAACTGACCCACTACAAGCTGCTGCTGAGGCGACACCAACCCCGACACTCACACCATCACCTCCTCAACAGCCTGCAGCAGAAAACAACAAAG ATATGGTGCATTTCTCCTCTTGTCCTCCAGGGGGCTCCGGTTTCAAGCCAGACCCTTCTCTCATGGACTTTGGTCAGTCCAGCCCTGAGGATGAAGACCTGTACAGCACACGCAGCTGA
- the apool gene encoding MICOS complex subunit MIC27 isoform X2 encodes MAAKVVMVAVPTVIGIASIRVYRVSEVPADGLVTREKLNIYTPLPQSAQAQFVPESPGVIQSGLTTAREGILPFVLAIKGACVSVKTTSVNLYHAGEDVYYYLKDPPPGFLPRFGTITMAGLLGMFLTRKGSQFKRLAVPLGLMSAGASVCYPAQTVAVFKVTGKKVYAVGQWSSAAVSSLLTPKPQEPVAKEVPASHPETAPVPNPESAVAEEPSSTRDSSIPETEVESAESVPLSDEPAVAVRTEEVSSVTLTETSPDQTPTDTNTDLVSHSVPAETEVTTTSEEISAPVESKEPSDTKQAPVESTPSLEPDTVESAPVEVAPVEAAPVEAAPVEVAPVESAPVEAAPVEAAPVEVAPVESAPVEVAPVEAAPVEAAPVEVAPVESAPVETALVEAAPEEAAPVEAVQVEATLVEAAPVEAAPAEAAPAEAAPVEAAAVETAPAEAPEVESVPSSEAPLAPNASDEPAEPVVESAEPEPAAQPELTDPLQAAAEATPTPTLTPSPPQQPAAENNKGGSGFKPDPSLMDFGQSSPEDEDLYSTRS; translated from the exons ATGGCGGCCAAG gtggtgatggtggcCGTCCCGACGGTGATCGGCATAGCCTCCATCCGGGTGTATAGAGTAAGTGAAGTCCCAGCTGATGGACTGGTTACTCGAGAAAAG CTGAACATCTACACCCCGCTGCCACAGTCTGCTCAGgcccagtttgtgccagagagTCCCGGTGTTATTCAGAGTGGGTTAACGACAGCGAGAGAGGGCATACTGCCATTTGTCCTGGCTATTAAG GGtgcctgtgtctctgtgaagaCAACAAGTGTTAATCTATATCATGCAGGAGAGG ATGTGTACTATTACTTGAAAGATCCTCCACCGGGTTTCCTACCCAGATTTGGCACCATCACCATGGCTGGCCTGCTTGGCATGTTCTTGACACGGAAAG GCTCTCAATTCAAGAGGTTAGCTGTTCCGCTGGGCCTGATGAGTGCAGGAGCGTCTGTGTGTTACCCAGCTCAAACAGTGGCTGTGTTTAAG GTGACAGGTAAGAAGGTGTATGCTGTGGGGCAGTGGAGCAGCGCTGCAGTGTCTTCCCTCCTCACCCCCAAACCTCAGGAGCCTGTCGCCAAAGAAGTTCCTGCTTCACATCCAGAG ACAGCTCCAGTGCCAAATCCAGAGTCTGCAGTAGCTGAGGAACCCAGCTCCACCAGAGACAGTTCAATCCCAGAGACAGAGGTGGAATCAGCAGAGTCTGTGCCTCTCTCTGATGAGCCTGCTGTCGCTGTCAGAACAGAGGAGGTGTCATCAGTAACACTTACAGAGACATCCCCCGACCAGACCCCCACAGACACCAACACAG ATCTAGTGTCACATTCAGTGCCGGCAGAGACAGAGGTCACAACAACCTCTGAGGAAATATCTGCACCCGTTGAAAGTAAGGAGCCCTCAGACACCAAACAAGCACCGGTTGAGTCCACGCCAAGCTTAGAACCAGACACAGTAGAGTCTGCTCCAGTTGAGGTTGCCCCAGTGGAGGCTGCTCCAGTGGAGGCTGCTCCAGTGGAGGTTGCACCAGTTGAGTCTGCTCCAGTGGAGGCTGCTCCAGTGGAGGCTGCTCCAGTTGAGGTTGCACCAGTTGAGTCTGCTCCAGTTGAGGTTGCCCCAGTGGAGGCTGCTCCAGTGGAGGCTGCTCCAGTGGAGGTTGCACCAGTTGAGTCTGCTCCAGTGGAGACAGCTCTAGTTGAGGCTGCTCCAGAGGAGGCTGCTCCAGTGGAGGCAGTTCAAGTGGAGGCCACTCTAGTTGAGGCTGCCCCAGTAGAGGCTGCACCAGCAGAGGCTGCACCAGCAGAGGCTGCACCAGTAGAGGCTGCAGCAGTTGAGACTGCTCCAGCTGAGGCTCCGGAAGTGGAGTCCGTTCCTTCCTCTGAAGCCCCACTTGCTCCAAACGCGTCAGACGAGCCAGCAG AGCCAGTTGTTGAATCAGCTGAGCCCGAACCTGCTGCTCAACCTGAGTTAACTGACCCACTACAAGCTGCTGCTGAGGCGACACCAACCCCGACACTCACACCATCACCTCCTCAACAGCCTGCAGCAGAAAACAACAAAG GGGGCTCCGGTTTCAAGCCAGACCCTTCTCTCATGGACTTTGGTCAGTCCAGCCCTGAGGATGAAGACCTGTACAGCACACGCAGCTGA